The Candidatus Bipolaricaulota bacterium genome contains a region encoding:
- a CDS encoding sugar ABC transporter ATP-binding protein → MNEKMPLLRTESLHKWYGKIHALRGVNIEVYSGEVLALVGDNGAGKSTFVKIISGVERKTSGKIFWKGKETEITSIEQARNLGIETVYQEQALAPQLTVLQNIFLGRPWTKFGPLKVLDNKKMAQAARRVIDELGLNIQVDQEVRFCSGGEQQGVAVARALLFKAGLVILDEPTRALSATGVERILEFIRGLKRQGIAVIIVSHVFPQIFPVTDRFIILSRGEVIAEKRAEETSSEDLTRIVIEKTA, encoded by the coding sequence GTGAACGAGAAAATGCCGCTTTTGCGTACGGAGAGCCTTCACAAATGGTACGGCAAGATCCATGCTCTGCGCGGGGTGAATATCGAGGTATACTCCGGCGAGGTCCTTGCGCTGGTCGGGGACAACGGAGCAGGGAAGTCGACGTTTGTTAAGATCATCTCCGGGGTGGAGAGGAAGACCTCTGGCAAAATATTTTGGAAAGGGAAGGAGACCGAGATCACCTCGATCGAGCAGGCACGCAACCTGGGAATCGAAACAGTATACCAGGAGCAGGCTCTTGCCCCTCAGCTTACAGTCTTACAGAACATATTCCTCGGCCGGCCGTGGACTAAGTTTGGCCCGCTCAAGGTGCTGGACAACAAGAAGATGGCTCAGGCAGCCCGGCGAGTGATCGACGAGCTCGGACTGAACATACAGGTGGACCAAGAAGTGCGGTTCTGTTCCGGAGGGGAGCAACAGGGTGTAGCAGTGGCCCGTGCATTGTTGTTCAAGGCGGGATTGGTGATTCTCGATGAACCAACCCGGGCTTTGTCCGCCACAGGGGTAGAGAGGATCCTCGAGTTTATCCGCGGGTTAAAGCGACAGGGGATAGCAGTGATCATCGTCTCGCACGTCTTCCCCCAGATCTTTCCGGTGACAGATCGGTTCATAATACTATCGCGTGGAGAAGTGATCGCGGAAAAGAGAGCCGAGGAGACATCCTCCGAGGACTTGACGCGTATCGTCATCGAAAAAACCGCTTGA